Part of the Pieris brassicae chromosome 5, ilPieBrab1.1, whole genome shotgun sequence genome is shown below.
AGAATTAAGTTTTGACTGatttacttagtttttaagttttatgacTATAAATATAGCATTCCATGGCCAATTTTGTCTTATTTTGTTGTGGCAATTCTCACGAACCAAATATACATGTATCAAAACCCTAAGCGCGCCTTCCGAACATTACCGCGCGGTGGCAGCGCGTCTGCAGCGCTGCGGCCGCGATACTTTGTAAatctatgtaaataaacaacGAGCGGTTGCAGTGCTACACCCGCGCTGCGGCCCGCATCAGTTCATATAGCGACTAGTGCTGCGCACACGTATGTTTTTGTACAAGTTTAAACATTAACGAAAATCATTTCAGTGTATAACAAGCCTTTGACATGTTGAGGGCCAAACTTTAGTTTTCAAATATGATCGCGGGCCGCGTTTAAAAGTACTTAGTGCATTTTAAAGtactgatattattttttgatattagACATGAAACATTGAACAACAATGtacaattgaaatataataacaaaatgaaatttaaaaaaatggcacattataattaaatcgtAAAATTTGCAATTATTCCAAACTACGAAAGTTAAATCAATGAGACACTTGAGATTAGGGAAACTAATCCATCGATATTTGGATTAATTCCATTGACAAAGacgtaaattattttccaaattatTGTCAGTCAGTCTTGTACGATGTgttgatttattaactttCATCAATGAAAAGAACTGTTCGCATATATAAGTACTGCCAAACGCTCACATCAATAATCTTGCGATTTTTCTAAGCTGCggaaaattttcttttctacatattttttgtagaaatCGCACAACTCTACGTCTTCAAATTTGGATTTTAGGAGTGTATTTTCTTGAATCTCGATCAACTCCATTTGTGTCTTGGTGCATTTTgtacattacattttgtagGAGTAGTAAATAAACTGAAACAGTCTTCCATGTTTTTGAAGTCGTTAAATCTATTCGAAAATTGTTCCGTCAGTAACTTGAGTTCTTCAGCATATTGAGTTgttcttaatattttcatacgcAGAGAGCGTGTTGAAATGGTAACTGTTACCAGACAGCATTTGTGACTTCCACGAGTGTAGTTTGATCTCAAACGCTTTTAAATGGCTGTACGAATCATTTACTAACAGTCCTTGTTTTTGaagtttcaaatttaaatcatttaaatatccTGTAAGATCGATCAGAAAAGCTAAGTCACATTTTGGGTCACTTAATTCAGATAGTggtttatcttttattttcataaactcTCAATAACATCTGCTATATCATTTCTAAGCTCGTAAAAccgtttcaattttttttctttactcagcAATCTGACTCACAGTAATATGTTACGTCGTTGTATTCAGCTGATATACCATCTAAAAACGCCTTGAACTGACGATGGTTAAGCCCTCGGGATCGAATAAAGTTGATGGTTATTACTACCACATTCATAACATTCTGGAGTCGAATAGACTTGGAACACCAGTTCTGTTGGTGGATACTGCAAGGACATCAGTTATTACATCAGTCTATGCTTGGCAATTCCGAGAGAACTATGGAAATTAGTCAAACTTTTcagttttcaataaaacaacaaaaccaATTCATTTGtcgttgtttttatttgtatagcaTTAATAACTCTTTagattatttaacaattaagaTGAGCCTTAACTTATCTTCGGTTAAACGGTTCAATGCCACGATTAAACTGTTATTTAGAGTGAAACGTTCTTCCAACGGATTTTCGGATCGTCAACTGTAACGTAGAGTCCGTGATGTCACTGTTTCCAGAATTCTAAGCAAGAAATGGTCTATGTTCACTTGAGAACTTCCTCTGTACGTTTGGATATGGACACACCTTTGGTTGAGTTTCTTGACTAAGAGACCCTTCTAGAGTAATGCTTGCTGTCATTGATCTTTTTGGAAGCTTAGCACGTCCGAAGCTTTTGTATCTGAAACAAATTTGCAAATAATACGAAAAAGAAATGAAAGATCTTttttacacaataaataaGGATTTTTAGTAAAAAGAGAAAGTGcacgacacagggaatcctaatCCCAATCTCTCTTATATGTCCTATACTGTAAATAATGATTGATAAGAGAGACAACGATCAAATGAGATCTcagtattaacaaatattttgaatgtgcaatattttaagtttgacGAGATTTAACGAGATTAAGTTTAAGTTtgatacatacaaaaatgttaaaacgGGCAAAAGGCTAggtgatgttaagtgacaccgccgccTCGTACACAGTCAATGACGGAGGGCGTGCAAATGCaaaggccttttaagaattggtagtattttcttaaagaaGTTGACTTACGTAGAAGTTAGTACGGTTGACTGTTGAAGTTCTGCATTGTCAGGCATTTTACTTGCCTAAAATAAACACACTTACctgtttttaagtttgttcAAAATAGACTTCTTCCAGATAAAAATGAGAAATATAGTAATTCCTATAAGCATGTTGTATGCGTCTGTGATGTACCAAATCGTAAGAACAGGGTAAAATGAACTGACAACTTCAAGTAACCAGCTAATGCCCATTATTACTGATAACTTCAAATACACTGTGAATCTGTAAAGGAAGcttttctatacaaaaaatatttttagaaaacatTCGAGCAAATATCTCTTCTTTAGCCGTTTTGAAGCGAACCGACATCGCTAGAATTGAGGGCAAACGGCCAAATCCATATAATAAACAGCTAAAATATAGGTCTCTTTCATTATTTTCCAGTGATGTCTCCCAGATTTTGTTCTCTGGAGTCGTGGGGTTCATATAAGGCATAGGCGCCCATTAAACATTCAAGTTGGCGCCTAGTAACGGCGACCTCAGAACTGGTGGTTTTCGCGATCATttaataagtatcgcaatacagcgtaTTACAAACTACATAATTATCAATAACTACAGTAGTTGAGTTATATTTGAGCTGGTCCGGAACGTGATTTTCTTAAGTGTGACTGCCAAATGGCGAAATGGGATTCTGGCACATGGAAGTCATCGCGCTTACTCTCTTTTCCAAAATTCACCGTAAGTTTTTTGCCtttcaaaatttttttttggcaAGATTAAGAGTCGAGAAAGTTCGGAAAAGTGTTACTGCCGCATGTTAAtccacattttatatatatccttGTTCGATTGGCAGCACGACACTGTTCCATCATCGATGGGGTCCATttacaacataatatattttatataagaaatatttgattCGTTATATATTGGCATTTTACACGACCTTTATTCTATAACAGGAacacgggcaggaggctcacctgatcttAAGTGATTCCGCCGCCCAtacacacattgccagagggcttgcaaTTGCGTGCCTTTACTTACCTCTGCTTCTGTGATCGATGAGCTGCCGGGATACCAGCAGCTGGAGAATTGAGCACTTGAGTGCCTCTTCTTAAACGCCATACGTTGTATGCAGTCATTCCGAAAAGTACCCAGTTTCCGGAAATCATTATCAGCATAGGAAAAATCAAGTAAACTAACTTTTGCTCATCTAAATATGGAAATGcaaatgagtttttttttaaatattttgtagcaTCTCATTTATACGTTCGACTCAAGATTTCATTGGCTTTGATGTGTACTAGGGTTTAACCTCTATTCATTAAGGCATAGGCATATATACATAAGCTCAGAGAGATTCCTTATGTTGTATAGTAGGTATTTTAGGTACAGCATTAAGCATAATTAAACAAGTGTAATAttagtaagtaataataataacaagtgAGTGTAtagtttaacaatattaaacatcACCGGACAAGATACTTTACGAGACTGACGTCCAGCTCCAGTAAAGCTCTAGCTccaaaagaaaaagaagagtattacacaatttttataaaatttagctttagtttttttgatttttaatattcttgtcaaataatattttgttgctTTTCCAACCACATTTTTATGGAACTCGAAGGTATGCAGTACCTACAGTATGTCTCGTAacttatgaatataaaaaaaactatacttTGTAAGAAACATCCACGTTTCGGTGGGAAAGGCTTGATAATCCATGGCTGGTCACTGAAATCTACTGCATTTAGCACCAATAATACCAGGATCATTGCTAAGGGAACTCCCCAAGCATACAGACAGTACATACAAAACTTGAACTTTTCTCCTATGCGATGGATTGGACGAGCTTTCGCGTAGCCTCTGAATGAAGGAAATGCATAAATTGTAcaagatattatataatactttaatcGATGTAAAAATTAGTTGTTATGTGTTTCGTTTGTCAAActgtgtaaaaattaataatgacgTTTTTCTTCCATTAAAGAAGTATTATATTGGgtgaatttataaaagattaatttatcgataaaatgttttgtatttattatagacattttatttatttatttataagtcctAACAACATGTGTgcttaaatatacaaaaaaatatgacttaaattataaaaatttgaaactAGTAAGCAAAAAACTAAACACAAgcaaacagtaaaaaaatctaaaactatttaGAGACTTAAAGCTCATTAAGAGCGTGATAGACAAAATTACTGTAAGTTGGAggattgtaaatttaattttttgtacatttttacagtatatatatatatatatatatatatatatatcataacaTCGCATCAAAGAAAAGAATTGTTAACTTACCGGAATGTCCACCAGATATCATAAGACATAACGTTCGTCCACGCAAACGCAGCcaaaaagaaaaagtatataacgattgctaaaaaaatattaaaaatataaactttgctaaaaaaacttatttttacaaactaaattattcatttttatttatttattaacacttcattgcgttcagaaatataatacaattgacattattaaataaaagaaggGCAACTGACGGCCTTATcactttcgagcgatctcgtCCAAAAAAAAGTAAGCAAGAAgtgaaaaaatacataagacatatagttatttagatAATTCTAATGGAACAAAGCAAAGCTTTTTTCCATTAGAATTATCTcaagacaatattaaaaaaggacaCGATGGAAATGAATCTCTAAACTTTATTAggatctttttaattataaagatgtAAGTTTCTACGGGTACTAAAAATCATTCGACCTGCCATGAAGTCACGTGCAGTCAGCTGATCTCTAACTTTTTAGAAGAAATAACTTACTTAGATTCATACAACTATCATTCCCATAAAAACCAATTTGTAACGTAGCCAGGGCGAGGAAGGCGACCAGCAAACTGAACACATATGCCATGAGTACCATCCCACCTATATTTCTCAACTCTGGGAGGACTGCGTACACAACGAGCAGTAGAGCCAGGAAGAACGACGATATGATAAGGGctggaaaaataatataatctccAATTTCTTGCATCGGTAGACCAAAGAGTATCACTTTACATCATATGAGCCTCCCGTATGCCCCcccagttatataaaaaacacaaaaatataaataacaataaacacttcattaaagttaatatatatatatttattatggctGTCAGTTTTAGTGGTGTGTTACTAATATGAGGCTTTTCTAGATCATGGATATTCATGACAATGGCATACAAACACTTTGTATGGATGCATATTGATTGTCGTTTGATCGTAGTTCAATAGtccaatttataatttttaaatttcaacttTACGTCGACTCGACAAAGcagttttggcctagtggcttgccTCTCTTAttcttgaggtcgtaggttctatcCCCGGCACCAACCTGTAttttctatttgcgcatttaacattcgctcgaacaaaggaaaacatcctaaggaaaccgacttgccttagacacaaatagtcgacggcgtgtgtcaattacaggaggctgatcattgacttgcctattagattgacaaaagaTCAGAAATCTAtgggccagacctaaaaaagttgtggcgccattgatttatttattttattttcgtcGTCTCCACGCATAAATTATGTAGAtgtatgataattaaaactgaatcaataatattataccaGTAACGCAATGAGTGTACCTTCTCTTAAGGGTGGAAGGTGATTTCTTAGTTTGACTACTTTAGAGTCATATAGATtgagaaacaatattttttatttatttattaaaaacacaatcCTGACCTAACTGGTGATCTTTAATCGATAAGAATGTATAACTAATGAAAATTCCACACACGAAACTAAAAAGTAccataataaatgaattagaaaacacaaaattatgatttaaaaaaaaaactaaaaaatttactaataacaACAGgctctaataaatatatgtagaaCTTTTGTCGGTTCACTCAAcggagaataaaaaatatcagttaaCCCAATAGTTCCTTAGAGCTGTAGGCTACCGCtgcatataatattacaaaaaggCAATTAGATATACAAACCTATAGATACATGTTCGGTGCTATGAGCGATTACAAATGAGAAGCCAATCCAGAACTCAATTGTTACATCTGTTCCGTTGGCATAGTCCAAACAAAAGCGTGCTTCGGATGTCCATCCGTCGGAAGAGTTCGGATcgtttaaatatagtataccACTCtgcaattaaacaataaaatatataactgttCTAGTTTTATTAGTCAACCCCTATTTTACCTCTATTAACCAGAGACAACAATTCGgacgtaaataaatttgtattttatcgaGGACCTATGCCACTAAGCTATCCTTATTATAAATTCGTCAAACTGTTTTATTATGGGGCTCCTAGACGCGGTAAATTTTCCCGAAAAGGTATTGCTGCAAGGATGAGGCAGGTAGCATCAGCCTGCATTTACGGTAAGACTGCAATACTCggcaatatttttagtatagcCGGGATACattgccaaatattttttgtatatccCAAGTATGTTAAGTGTCCAGCTGTATGGCCG
Proteins encoded:
- the LOC123709209 gene encoding G-protein coupled receptor Mth2-like, with translation MYLKLILIIFAARAQSQIIIDDDQIDLLCKFKKCLYKCCGKDEYVSRIAKGEPLCVKYDGEKKMDFSDVQLYDDKDHWRPVSRKFEDTFLLKQGLMLNKTFAMASFAPKIFGMNRYLSQSGILYLNDPNSSDGWTSEARFCLDYANGTDVTIEFWIGFSFVIAHSTEHVSIALIISSFFLALLLVVYAVLPELRNIGGMVLMAYVFSLLVAFLALATLQIGFYGNDSCMNLTIVIYFFFLAAFAWTNVMSYDIWWTFRGYAKARPIHRIGEKFKFCMYCLYAWGVPLAMILVLLVLNAVDFSDQPWIIKPFPPKRGCFLQNEQKLVYLIFPMLIMISGNWVLFGMTAYNVWRLRRGTQVLNSPAAGIPAAHRSQKQRFTVYLKLSVIMGISWLLEVVSSFYPVLTIWYITDAYNMLIGITIFLIFIWKKSILNKLKNRYKSFGRAKLPKRSMTASITLEGSLSQETQPKVCPYPNVQRKFSSEHRPFLA